A window of the Lactuca sativa cultivar Salinas chromosome 5, Lsat_Salinas_v11, whole genome shotgun sequence genome harbors these coding sequences:
- the LOC111916519 gene encoding probable serine/threonine-protein kinase PBL10 (The sequence of the model RefSeq protein was modified relative to this genomic sequence to represent the inferred CDS: added 7 bases not found in genome assembly), whose translation MAGGSELSRTIFTSKSVELIGYCLEDEQRLLVYEFMPRGSLENHLFRRGSYFQPLSWSLRLKAALGAAKGLAFLHNAKTKVIYRDFKTSNVLLDSNYNAKLSDFGLAKDGPTGDKSHVSTRVMGTYGYAAPEYLATGHLTSKSDVYSFGVVLLEMLSGRRAVDKNRPSNEYSLVEWAKPYLAHKRKLFRVIDNRLEGQYTLEGAYAVATVALRCISVEPRFRPTMVEVVKELEQLQDPKGSKPRRHSTHGTLPIGKAAYPRPQGL comes from the exons GCGGAAGTGAATTATCTCGGACAATTTTCACATCCAAATCTGTGGAACTAATTGGTTACTGTTTAGAGGACGAACAAAGACTTTTAGTCTACGAGTTCATGCCTCGTGGAAGCTTGGAAAATCACTTATTTAGGA GAGGATCATATTTTCAACCGTTGTCATGGAGTCTTCGTTTGAAGGCTGCTCTTGGAGCTGCTAAAGGCCTTGCTTTTCTTCACAACGCAAAAACAAAAGTGATTTATCGGGATTTCAAGACTTCTAATGTGTTGCTAGATTCG AACTACAATGCAAAATTGTCGGATTTTGGGCTCGCGAAAGATGGACCGACCGGTGATAAAAGTCATGTTTCTACTAGAGTCATGGGAACCTACGGATACGCGGCACCCGAGTATCTAGCAACAG GTCACTTGACGTCTAAGAGTGATGTGTATAGTTTTGGGGTGGTTCTTCTTGAAATGTTATCGGGCCGAAGAGCAGTAGACAAGAACAGGCCATCGAATGAATACAGTTTAGTTGAGTGGGCCAAGCCCTACTTGGCCCACAAACGTAAATTGTTTCGGGTTATAGACAACCGGCTCGAGGGCCAGTATACACTGGAAGGGGCCTATGCGGTTGCAACCGTTGCATTACGGTGTATATCAGTTGAGCCCAGGTTTAGGCCCACAATGGTGGAAGTGGTCAAAGAACTCGAGCAACTTCAAGACCCGAAGGGAAGCAAGCCCCGAAGACACTCGACTCATGGAACACTCCCAATTGGGAAGGCTGCTTATCCCAGGCCTCAAGGTTTGTAG